The sequence below is a genomic window from Candidatus Sericytochromatia bacterium.
AAACCGACCATCTCGGCCGTGACGATGAGTGCGGTACCGCTCTTGCCCTCCACCTCGCCGGCCCGCGTGATCGTGGTGACAAGTGGCAAGGGGGGCGTGGGCAAGACCAACATCACCGTCAACCTGGCTCTGGCCCTGGCCCGTCGCGAGAAGCGAACCTTGCTCTTCGATGCCGACCTCGGGATGGCCAATGTGGACGTGATTTTGGGCGTCTCACCCAAGGCCAATCTGGCGGATGTGATCGGCGGCCGGAAGAAATTGGATGAGATCCTGCTCCCGGTCAACGATCACCTCCACATCGTGCCGGGAGGATCCGGCATTCACGAACTGGCCGACCTCAGTCAGGACCAGCTCGAGTCGTTCATTCGCGACATGGCAGGCCTGGAGGATCGCGCCGATTTCATTCTGGTGGATACCGGCGCCGGCATCAGCCGAGGCGTGCTCAATTTTGTGCTCGCCGCTCACGAAGTCCTGCTGGTGACCACCCCAGAGCCCACCGCCATCACCGATGCCTACGGTCTGATCAAATCGATCGACCAGCACAACCCGCTGGCCCAGGTGCGCCTGATCATCAACATGGCGGAATCCGAGCAAGAGGCCCGAGCGGTCGCCCAGAAGCTGATCATGATCGTGGATCGCTTCCTGAACATTGATGTCTCGTTCCTGACCTACATTGAAAAGGATCCCATGGTGAGCCGCTCCGTGCTCCAGCAGCAGCCGTTCTACCACGCGTTTCCCTATGGTCCGACCACGCGACGGATCAACTTGCTGGCCAGCCTGCTAATCGACCCGGAGGGAGATCAGGCAGCCCCCGAATCGACGGCCGGCTTCTTCTCGCGGGTCGCCCGCCTGTTCCGCTGACGCGAACGATGCCGGGCGCCTGCGAGCGCCGCCGTGAAGCCTGCAAGGCCAGCCCTGAGAGGCGCTATTCGTCCTTCAGCCCCTTGCCGAGTACGCGAATCACCTCATCCACCGCCGTTTGACGTTTCAACACCTTGCGCTTGCCGTCTTGAAGCAACGTGAGCATGCCGCCCTGGCAGGCCGCATCCAGAATGGCGATGGACGAGGCCTCCTGGTTGATCAGTTCCTTGATGCGGCGGGTAACTTCCAGAATCTCGAACACGCCCAGCTGGCCCTTGAAGCCCGTGCCGTTGCAGATGTCGCAGCCAGCCCCCTTGGCGATGACAAGCGGTTCGTGCGGATCGCAGCCGAGGAAGGCCTTTTCTTCCTCGTCGGCCTCGTACTCCTGGTAGCATCCCTTGCAAATCTTGCGCACCAGGCGTTGCGCCACGATGCATAGCAGCGTGGCAGAGACCATGTACGGGGGAATGCCCATGTCGATCAGGCGCCCGACCGTCTCGACGGTGGAATTGGTGTGCAGGGTCGACAGCACCATGTGACCGGTCAAGGCGGCCTCGATTGCGATTTCGCCGGTTTCCTTGTCGCGAATCTCACCCAGCATGATGGTGTCCGGGTCGAGGCGTAGAATCGTCCGCAGCGCCGCCGCGAAGGTCAGGCCGATCTTGGCGTTGGCCTGGATCTGGGTGATGCCCTCGACCGGAAATTCCACCGGGTCTTCGATCGTGACGATCGAGTCATGGTCCTTGTCCATGGCCGCGAGCGAGGCATACAGGGTGGAGGTCTTACCGCTGCCCGTCGGGCCTGTCACGAGCATGATGCCGTTGGGGGCGTTGATGTAAGGGTTCAGGCGCTCCAGGTCCTCCGGGGTGAAGCCGAGCGCCTCGAGCCCCAGCGAGATGGTCTTGGGACGCAACAAGCGCATGACCACCTTCTCACCCCAGTGACAGGCAATCACCGCCACCCGGAAATCGATCTTGCCGCCCTGATGGCGCACGGAAAAACGGCCGTCTTGCGGCCTGCGACGCTCGGCGATATTCATATCCGAGAGAATCTTGACCCGGCTGATGACGGCGGATTCAACCTGCTTGGGCAACACCATGACGGTGTGTAGCACCCCGTCGATGCGCAGGCGCGCCTCCAGCTTCTGTTCGAACGGTTCAAGGTGCAGGTCCGAGGCGCCGCTGTCGATCGCCCGGGACAGAATCTGGTTGACCAGGTCGATGATCGGCGCATCACCGTCCTCGCTGGGACGATCGATCGCTGACGCTTCCTTGACCTTGGTCTCTCCCATCGATCCACTGAGCTTGAGGGCGGCATCGAGCAGCCCCTTGGCGGTGTTGCGGCCATACAGGGGGTCGATCGCCTCGAGCACGAGCTCCCGCTTCAAGGCGACCCCGACCACCATCAGGCCCGTCAGATGGGAGACCTGGTCCAACAACTTCACGTCGTGGTCCCGCTGGGCGCCCAATTCTCCTCGGCCGTAGGCCACCGCCAAGCGCTCCCCGACCTTCATGAGCGGCAGCACGCCTTTTTGCCTGGCCACCGGCTCGGGGATGAGAGGCAAGACCCCCTCCTCGACCGGAAATTCCGAGAGGTTGGAGACGTTCCCGAGCAGTTGCTGAAGCCGACCCGCCCCTTGCAGTTCCTCGTTCGTGACGAAGCGCTGATCAACCAGTGCCCGTTCGAGGTTGCACCCCTTCAGTTCGCAAACATCCAGCGCCGCCGCGAGTTGGCGCCGGGTGATCATGCTGAGGTTGACGAGCCAATCGCCAATCTGTTCTGGGGGTGCGGACTCCGTGGTTTGCCCCATGCCTGGCCTTCACGCACGACTGAGGCACGCCTGCAGTCTGATACAACCCGGGAATTGCAGCCCCTCAGCGAGGCAACTTGAGGGTGGTGCGCCGACCATCCTCGAGGATCACGGCGTGGTCAGCCCCGATCGCCACCACCCTGGCGCCGCCTGGCAGCACCCCATTTATACCCACCGTGTGGCTCTCTCCCCCCACCTGAATCACGGCCAGGGCCCGGCTCTCCGCCAGCATGACCCCACTCAGAAGGTACCCTTCCGGCGCCTTGGGAACCCCAGGAGCGCCCGGCGGCAGCGGTGGTGGGGGTACGGTGGGCAGCCCTGGCGGGCCGGCGGGCTTGGCGGCCGTCGGGAACGCGCGCAGGGGTAGAAACGGATTGCGCCGACCCGTCACGTGCAGGCGCTCGATCGGAAAGGCATAGGAGCTGCTGAGCGCTCGTTGCAGGGTGGGCTCAACCGGTTGGGCCAGCGGTGCCGTTGCGCTGGCGGCGGGCTGAGCCACCACGCCCGTCAACGGGGAGCGGGGAGAGGGGGCGCCTGCAGGCACGGGGCTCGCGACCGGCCGCGCTGCCGCCGGAGCATGAGCACCCGCGGAAGCAGGATGCGGGCTCGCTGGGGTTGGACTTGCTGCCGCGAGCGGGCTGGCCTGACGCGCCTCCACAGCAGGAACAGGGGGAACCGAGCGACGGGGCCGGGGGCGGGCCTCGGCCAGCCGCGGTGGCAGTCGGACCGGGCGCGGGCGGACTTCCTGAGTGAGTCGAGGGGGAGCCGAGCGGGCAGCACGCGGTCGGGCCAGCAGGGGGGCGGTAGCGGCGGGACTGGGAAGGCCGGCGCCGAAGGCGGAGGCCACGGGCGTCACCGGGGCAGAGGAGAGCGTCGGGTGCGCCGGAGCGCCGGGTGAGGCGGCCGATCGCGGCCCCGGCGCACCGGACGACACGGGCAGGGCAGACGTGGCAGCCGGGGCCGTCGACACCTGCGGCGCCGGGCTGGCATCCCGCCCCATCGGCGGGCGCAGGGGCGGCAGCGAGGCAGGGTCAGGGATCAGCGGCGGGGGGTCGCTGGCCTCCGCGGCAGCGGCCGCGGGCATCAGCCAGGCGTCCAGCGCAGCCAGCCAGGCGGCGCCCCCTGCCGGGCGGCTCGAGATGGCCGGCAGCGAGGGACCTTGCAACAGGAAGGTGATGGAGAGCTGAAAGTCCAGCTCCAACAGCGAGGGAGAAAGCCCCGCCTCCAACTCCGCCGGGGCCTCGCCGGGTTTGGTGACCAGCCGAACGTCGTACTGATTGACGCTGATGGCCCGCGGCAGGGCCTGCATCTCCAGCAAGGCTGCGGTGAGGTCCTCGTACTCGCCTCGCACCACCAGCTTGAAACTCTTGTGCACCAACGAGACGGGCGGTGTGGGGGTCGGCGCGGGAGAGACTTCCGCCGCGACCGGCGCCCCCGGGGAAGGCGTCGGCGAAGCCCCTGGCCCCGAAGACGGCGCCGGCGTGGGAATGGGCTTCTGAAATGCCTCGCTCTCGCCCAAAGG
It includes:
- a CDS encoding MinD/ParA family protein, yielding MADQAKRLRELMRQNPAAAATTPDGGVEAVGKPGPEGGLKPTISAVTMSAVPLLPSTSPARVIVVTSGKGGVGKTNITVNLALALARREKRTLLFDADLGMANVDVILGVSPKANLADVIGGRKKLDEILLPVNDHLHIVPGGSGIHELADLSQDQLESFIRDMAGLEDRADFILVDTGAGISRGVLNFVLAAHEVLLVTTPEPTAITDAYGLIKSIDQHNPLAQVRLIINMAESEQEARAVAQKLIMIVDRFLNIDVSFLTYIEKDPMVSRSVLQQQPFYHAFPYGPTTRRINLLASLLIDPEGDQAAPESTAGFFSRVARLFR
- a CDS encoding GspE/PulE family protein, which produces MGQTTESAPPEQIGDWLVNLSMITRRQLAAALDVCELKGCNLERALVDQRFVTNEELQGAGRLQQLLGNVSNLSEFPVEEGVLPLIPEPVARQKGVLPLMKVGERLAVAYGRGELGAQRDHDVKLLDQVSHLTGLMVVGVALKRELVLEAIDPLYGRNTAKGLLDAALKLSGSMGETKVKEASAIDRPSEDGDAPIIDLVNQILSRAIDSGASDLHLEPFEQKLEARLRIDGVLHTVMVLPKQVESAVISRVKILSDMNIAERRRPQDGRFSVRHQGGKIDFRVAVIACHWGEKVVMRLLRPKTISLGLEALGFTPEDLERLNPYINAPNGIMLVTGPTGSGKTSTLYASLAAMDKDHDSIVTIEDPVEFPVEGITQIQANAKIGLTFAAALRTILRLDPDTIMLGEIRDKETGEIAIEAALTGHMVLSTLHTNSTVETVGRLIDMGIPPYMVSATLLCIVAQRLVRKICKGCYQEYEADEEEKAFLGCDPHEPLVIAKGAGCDICNGTGFKGQLGVFEILEVTRRIKELINQEASSIAILDAACQGGMLTLLQDGKRKVLKRQTAVDEVIRVLGKGLKDE
- a CDS encoding type II secretion system protein N, which codes for MRQSVIAGVAVAALLLGSGGSGWFMLKPELERKERLTAERNGKLGQKVTLQAEVVALEAQLKQQAIGALAYFDLRTAADRRRAVEAKTVETLGSLNEIFADRHIVVQALTPLGESEAFQKPIPTPAPSSGPGASPTPSPGAPVAAEVSPAPTPTPPVSLVHKSFKLVVRGEYEDLTAALLEMQALPRAISVNQYDVRLVTKPGEAPAELEAGLSPSLLELDFQLSITFLLQGPSLPAISSRPAGGAAWLAALDAWLMPAAAAAEASDPPPLIPDPASLPPLRPPMGRDASPAPQVSTAPAATSALPVSSGAPGPRSAASPGAPAHPTLSSAPVTPVASAFGAGLPSPAATAPLLARPRAARSAPPRLTQEVRPRPVRLPPRLAEARPRPRRSVPPVPAVEARQASPLAAASPTPASPHPASAGAHAPAAARPVASPVPAGAPSPRSPLTGVVAQPAASATAPLAQPVEPTLQRALSSSYAFPIERLHVTGRRNPFLPLRAFPTAAKPAGPPGLPTVPPPPLPPGAPGVPKAPEGYLLSGVMLAESRALAVIQVGGESHTVGINGVLPGGARVVAIGADHAVILEDGRRTTLKLPR